One segment of Myxocyprinus asiaticus isolate MX2 ecotype Aquarium Trade chromosome 41, UBuf_Myxa_2, whole genome shotgun sequence DNA contains the following:
- the LOC127431462 gene encoding putative ferric-chelate reductase 1: MEVFVKTGVVLVLLLVCLETVICYPDGKVTEACGDMMPQHRHDPSTKAPPYNIIVDNITFSPGDELKVTLSVAATGSTANFRGFLIEARNAENLDETVGSFKLINSAISQLLHCSDKDGSAVSHTSDSHKTEVQVIWVAPQDSPPSVQFLVTVVRKYKDYWVKIPGPVVSQNGVAPTPARTTIGGSIGTKTTVPSSLLSQSFTSEGCGIRKSCLRDPAGCDPQNDVSCHFLSFWTENRSVMFELSGPAEGYVSFALSLDKWMGNDDIYMCIRDIDKVDAKAAYVLGRTHPVISSESVLKDTAWRLSDGVIQCSFSRDIHLPTDDPKRFSLDQPYYIFMAHGRAEDGRTHRHDRQPLISANQKLVTGPPEDLSGSRSPLLIKYHGAIMLIAWMSTVSAGVIMARYFKLDWPESNILGQKVWFQLHRMLMTLTVLLTLVGFVLPFMYRGGWSKRAGIHPYLGCVVMALTVIQPVMALFRPAPDASRRYIFNWMHFGTGTLAQIVAVVTVFLGIHQQALLLPAPWSTGVLASIVVWFVVADLILEVHRRGFLSIGKYFRNFKIYMERINSEDKEEILFVPAENETYSTESCFKNIVLAVYLFGNLGLLTFLLWTISEV, encoded by the exons ATGGAG GTTTTTGTGAAGACAGGGGTTGTTTTGGTGCTGCTCTTAGTGTGTTTAGAGACAGTCATTTGTTACCCTGATGGAAAGGTGACAGAAGCTTGTGGTGACATGATGCCTCAACATCGCCATGATCCCAGCACCAAAGCTCCTCCATACAACATCATAGTGGACAATATCACATTCAGCCCTGGTGATGAACTCAAAG TGACATTATCAGTGGCTGCTACAGGGAGCACAGCAAACTTCAGAGGATTCCTCATAGAAGCAAGGAATGCCGAGAATCTTGACGAAACCGTTGGATCGTTTAAGTTAATAAATTCTGCCATATCTCAGCTTCTTCATTGCAGTGATAAGGAC GGCTCAGCTGTAAGTCATACCAGCGATTCCCATAAGACTGAGGTCCAGGTGATCTGGGTTGCGCCACAAGACTCTCCTCCCAGTGTGCAGTTTCT ggtAACTGTTGTCCGAAAGTATAAGGACTATTGGGTGAAAATTCCAGGTCCAGTGGTGTCGCAAAATGGTGTAGCTCCTACCCCAGCACGAACTACCATTGGTGGTTCCATTGGTACCAAAACCACAGTCCCTTCCTCATTGCTGTCTCAGTCG TTCACTTCTGAGGGCTGTGGAATCAGGAAGTCTTGTTTGAGAGATCCAGCGGGCTGTGACCCACAAAATGACGTGTCATGTCACTTCCTGTCCTTCTGGACAGAGAACAGAAGTGTGATGTTTGAGCTCAGTGGACCTGCAGAGGGTTATGTGTCATTTGCCTTATCACTGGACAAATGGATG GGGAACGATGACATCTATATGTGCATAAGAGATATAGACAAGGTTGATGCCAAGGCTGCATATGTTCTTGGACGGACACATCCAGTAATCTCTTCAGAG AGTGTTCTGAAAGACACAGCATGGAGGCTGTCAGATGGAGTGATTCAGTGTAGCTTTAGCAGAGACATACACCTTCCAACTGACGATCCAAAGAGGTTCAGCCTGGACCAGCCATACTACATCTTCATGGCACATGGTCGAGCTGAAGATG GGCGAACTCATCGACATGACCGTCAGCCTCTGATTTCCGCCAATCAGAAACTTGTCACAGGACCTCCAGAGGATCTCAGTGGCTCTCGCTCACCCCTGTTGATCAAATATCATG GAGCCATCATGCTGATTGCCTGGATGTCAACAGTTAGCGCTGGAGTCATCATGGCACGATACTTCAAATTGGATTGgcctgaaagcaacattttgggGCAGAAGGTCTGGTTTCAG TTACACCGAATGCTGATGACCCTCACAGTCCTACTTACCTTGGTTGGCTTTGTTTTACCTTTCATGTACAGAGGAGGCTGGAGCAAG CGGGCAGGCATACACCCCTATCTTGGCTGTGTTGTCATGGCACTCACTGTCATCCAACCTGTCATGGCACTTTTCCGACCTGCGCCAGACGCCTCCAG GAGATACATCTTCAACTGGATGCATTTTGGAACTGGCACTTTAGCGCAGATCGTAGCAG TTGTCACCGTCTTCCTCGGCATCCATCAGCAAGCTCTGCTCCTACCTGCTCCCTGGTCCACAGGTGTCCTGGCTTCCATTGTGGTCTGGTTTGTGGTGGCAGATTTGATTCTGGAAGTTCACAGAAGGGGGTTTTTATCTATAG GGAAATATTTCAGAAACTTCAAAATCTACATGGAACGCATTAATTCTGAGGACAAAGAAGAGATTCTTTTTGTTCCTGCAGAGAATGAGACTTATAGCACG gaatcttgttttaaaaacataGTTCTGGCTGTTTATCTCTTTGGAAATCTGGGACTTCTGACTTTTCTACTTTGGACTATCAGTGAAGTATGA